From the Corvus cornix cornix isolate S_Up_H32 chromosome 21, ASM73873v5, whole genome shotgun sequence genome, the window TCACGAGAGCTCCGGCAGAGCAGCTCAAGTCCAGGTGAGGAGAGCCGGTCATAGGGAAGGACTTCGCTGAGCGCTCTCCTGGGATCGGTGCAGGATTCAGCTCCCGGTACAGGGCGCTTGGTGTACTGCCCACAGTGGGCTCCGCCAAAACCCTGGACAGGCTGGTCCTTACTGTGCCTGCCCGTGTGCCGGGCACGCACACGCGGCAGATGCGTTCGCTCCTCAGTTACAACTCCGCAATTAACTTCGCAGCGCTGTCCGCGTCCGCTGCTGCCCACGCTCCCCGGGCCCGGCTGAGGGACAGGGCCGCGGCCGGGGATTGGCTGCGGGGAGGCGCAGGGGGCGGGGCCGAGCCCGGGGATTGGCTGCTGGGGGCCgcagggggcggggccgcgAGGCCGGCCCGCGCCGCTCCCGTGCCGCCGGTGCGCGCTCCCTCGGGCGGGTGGGACGCCACGCCCTGCCGGCCAGACCGTGGCGCTCGGCTCTCCGTGCGTGTCCCTGTCATGCCCATGTGGTTTCGGCATCTCCCCTCTGCTGGGGCCTGCCAGCCCCGCCTCTCCCCTTTCGCCCCCCGGGGATTCCGCGCGGGACTCACCGGGAAGCCCCAGCGGTGAAAAGGGCGGCCGCTGACGGGCATCGGTGAGAGAGCTCTGCGGGcgctgccaggcagagctgaggggtCGCGCCTCTGGGAGGGTCCGGAaagccccgccgggccggggtttccccgccgcccccgggaTGACGCAGCCAGAGCCCCCGGGGGCGGCCGCTAAGGGCCGGCGCCGGGCGCCACGCGCGCAGTCccgccggccgcgccgccgcgcTCCCACCCATGGCTCCGGGCCGGGCGCTGCTGCCCGCGGCGCTGCTGGCGCTGGCGCTGAGCCCGGGGCCCGCGGCCGCGGTGCCGTGCATCGCTGACTGCCCGGCGGGTAAGGGCCGGGACGGGGCGGGGGCGATGCGCCGGGCGCGGCCCCCGGTGACCGCTGTGTCTCGCCCCGCAGGTACGTTCGTGGCGAGCGCGGACTGCGcgtcctgcctgccctgcccggccggcACCTTCTCCAGCGCGGCGGGACGCGGCGACTGCAGAATGTGTCGGAAGTGCGAAGGTACCGGCGGCGACGCCACCAGCCCTTCTGTGACCTCCCGCGGCAACGACGCGGCACCTGCCCCGGGGAGACGCGCCACTGGCCAAATAACGCTACGCGCCTACGCTAAAGCCACCAGCCTGATTTTTGTGAGAGCAAAGGTCCGAGCCTTTGCTGCTCCACGCTGTGCATGCTGTAACCTAAGActtgttttttcccttgcaggAATATTCCGGTATTTAAAAGAGTGTTCCTCAACAAGTGATGCTGAATGCACGTGCAAGGAGGGCTATCACTGTGGCGGTGATGGCTGCACCTTCTGCACCCGAAGCTGTGGCGTGGGCCAGGAGAGCACCGGGAACGGTAGGATCACCTTTCCCCAGCAGCTGAAAgcccctctgcttcctgcaCCAGACACACTGCACTGCCTCTTGCACAGTGCAGAAGCAGATAGAGGAAGGACCTCTCAAGATAaaagctgccactgctgctaAACACTTTGCGTGGTGGTGGAGTAAGCTAAAGAGCAGACAAACTCACCACACTCTGAGCCCTACTACAGCTCAAATCATGCACCAGTTAGTTCCTTTTGCATGGCAGTGCTTTGGTTGCCAGCATGAGGGAAACTGAACTGGGAACCCTGGAGTTAGGCATGGTTTGTGGCATCTTCTGCCAAATCAACTGGCTTTGTAGCCAAGTACTGTACTGGTCTGTGGCTGACAGGGAAAGACTTGCCTTGCATACTCAGAGTGGCTTATGAAATAGTAATTCTGTCACTGTACAAGCAGGCAAAATTAATGTTTCACATgttgtgttttaaatgcttATCTTGTACAATTTTACCTATCCTTGTCTGTTGAAGGTTGCCGGACTTGCCGCTATGGAACCTTTAATGATCAGCCCAATGGCTCCTGTAAAAACTGGACAAAGTAagtaagctaaaaaaaaaaaagctacagctATTACACTTGactggattttaaatttttttttttcttttccctgtttgctGTAAATGTCTTTCAGGTGCTCTGGAAACCAAGTCCTGGAGCCTGGAACTCCAGCAAAAGATGTCATTTGCAAACATGCTTCAGTTAATCCCACTTTAGTCACTACTCTACCTAACACGTCTCTTGAAATTCCAGTTTCTATCACTGTGCCAGGTGAGTCATTGTATAATATTGCTTATAGAGGTAAAGAATTATGATCTACTTAAACATAGTACAGCtcattcattttccatttaaagcAAAAGTCCTTTTTTCTATGCATTTCCAGTGTTGCAGACTTATCCAGAAGCAAGGTGGGCGACAAAAGTTTTCCGCTACTTCAGGGGCAGTAGAATTTTGTTCTGTAAATACTCTTAGAGAATGTTGTTTATTTCCTAGGGAATGATGTCCAGACAGACATGATCAGGATTTCTCTTGCTGTGGCTGGGCTGTCGTGCATAgtgtttctgctgcctttgtgcaTCTGCTTCAGTGTctggcagaaaaagaaactacACACTGTCTTCAAGAAAAGTAAGATAAATACactcttcagtttttctttttgaaactaGACAGAAATCAGGAATCCAGGTTAAGTGTCTTTCAAAGATAGTTGCAgtggcttcatttttttttggcCTTGTAAGTGAGAAGCAACTGAAAGGGAAACAGTTTTGgaatttttattccagaaagCACTGTGGGTGTTAGGTCAAGTGCCTGTTTATCCTTAGAAGTGAAGTATTCGTGAGAGGTGAAAAAGCTCAGCTGAGCTTTGCTGCTCCAGTTAAAGGCCAGTTCGGTTTAATACTTCCAAGCGGGGAAGTACTTCCAAGCCTGCGGGGCTGTAACACTTTGCAGTTCTCTCTGCTCGGAGAGAGTACCCATGGCCTGGAGTGAGTGAGTGTCTTGGAGCTCTGGCTGCAGTAGAAGAGGGGACATCAGTCTGGACGTACTGCTCCACAGGTGCAGAGTCAGCCTGAATCCAGCACTGCCCCCCAAGAGCTAAGCCCTGGGCAAACTCAAGAGTTCAGCACAAAGATGAAGCTAATTCCATTCAATGAAGTTTAtagttggtttgtttggttttttggggggttctctctccctttctcttcttttcccctgtCCTAAGGATAAGGGCTGAATCTTCTAGTGTAATTCTAAATACAGAAGACTATAGCAGTCCAAAAATCTATTTCCTTCATGTTGGTCTTCCTTTCATTGCCATGACAAACAGAGCACTAGAGGCCCTGCTGAATTAGGGAAAACAAAGTATGATAAATTAGTTTTGTCAGATATCCATGCTGTAGAGGAATAATTTCAGATTGTAGAATAacttggaagatttttttcttcccaacttCGTGCACTTGTGACTGAGGAATGGCGAAATAAGACGgctgaataaataaaacagaaagggGAAATTTGTCCAGTTCTTGGCCCCTCACTTCAAGAAACagtgaggtgctggagtgagtccagagaagggcagcaaagtTGAGGAAGGATCTGAAGGGTAAGTctttgaggagcagctgagggagctggggttgtttagcctggggaaaaggaggctcaggggagaccttctTGCcctctacaactccctgaaatgtggctgcagccagatgggggttggttttttctcccaggcaaccagtgacaggacaagtgGACACATCCTTAAGCTAcatcaggggaggttcaggttggagatcaggaggaatttcttcccaaaaaggGTTGTTAAAGTttggaacaggctacccagggaggtggtggagtcactgtctctggaggtgttcaagaaacaactggacatggcactcagagctctggtcTGGTTTACAACGTGTGTGGTCGAAGGTTGGACTAAGTgatttcagaggtcttttctaacctaattgatttctgtgattctgttcttCAGTGCACACACCTGAACAGTCAATTCAGGAAGATGAtgcctgcagctgccacttCCCTGAGGAAGAACAAGGTGAATATCAGGACCGTGGCAAATCCACAGAATTCAGAGATCTTTTGGTGAACTAGAAATTGAACTGTCCAAGTCAGCCacatttgaattttcttttggaatacAGAACAAGAACCTGTTTATGTAAATAGAATGGGTGTCAGCATTTGAGTGTTAAAGCACTAAATAGCCCAGCCACTGaggaaaaagtgctttttttgtatttcttaaaaaaataataaaaaaacccccaaaacagtttgcttactttttttcctctaggaGTAAGAATATTTCTAAGAAGTGGTTCTTGATCTACATGTagaaagaaatactgcatttaaaagCTCTAACAGAAGTGCAGAGTAGTTTTCTGGTCCCTCATTAATGGTACCTGAGCCATAATTTACATACATTCCAAAAGCATTTGAAGCTAAAAAGGAGATCTGTCACACATTGTAGAGTCACTGGTGACACACATGCTCTCTTACTACCAGCCATCCTCTTGAGCTGTAGCTCCTCCCAAAGTCTGGCTCAAACccagcagttttggggtttgtgtgcAAACACAGATGGAGCTCATTTGATCCCATCAGCCCTGGAAACATCCCTGGCCTCACCACTGCACCCCTTGCATATAGGGGAAAGGAAGCCATAAAAATCTTGAGCTGCAAAGTGTTccacagcagcatctgctgtTGTATTACACTGATTGGCTTGAGGGAGGCAGTGGAAACActgagagaagctgtggttgaCTTGAACTTAGAAATAGCTGTTACTTTGCAGCTGAACTGCACCACCTTCAGTCCTACATCATTCAGCTTTGATCTTTAGGTGATGTAAACTTTTATGTACCTTGCAGCTGAACGTGTGGTATCTTTGTGGTACTATTTTTGTAACTGAGGTTGGAAAGATTATAACACCAGACACTATCTGTCTCTCTGATCAAATACTGTTACTTTggtcttgagaaaaaaaatgcatatttgagTCACGGCGTTCGCAACACCATTTTTAACCATTTACAAAACTCACCTATTTTATTAATTCAGTAAATGTTACTcaaaaaatagaatgaaaatgCACTAATATGGGGGTTAAGAGTGATTTTCCCCTCTTTGAGTTCAATGCAAGGGAAAACTATTTTGCATTTGAACAATGACAGGCCATCTCTTTATTCAGCAGGTTACAATAGCAGATTATTTTCACCAAGCCACACTTACAAGTTTTGATAAATTTACATacaagtaaatataaaatagttttatatagtgagaaaataaataccatAAAAAGCCTGAGCtgtgaagtttttatttttatccctaGCTCAAGTCTTCTATTAGTACTTTCAGCCATGAGAACTGAGTGACTATTACGTCAAGATCGCAAACTTGAAGGCATGAACAGGACGCATGAAAAGCCACCAAACTATTTATAAATCTAAGATGTATCTATAAATCAAAGAGTGACCTTTGCATCACTGACTATATGTACTCACCGTTGACTGTATCTTAGAACAAGATAAAAAGAATAGTTCTGCTTGTGATTAATTTCTAGCCCAATCATAAGGTAGAGAATTAATGTACGTTCAGAAAACATCTGGTGTTTTCTCCTTGGGAAAAGAGATACCAGCTAGTAAATTCTGcatatattttgaaatgcttcaAATAAAGTGCAAACCCCTTATTTTTCTTGTCCGTacctgaagcagaaataaatctACTTAGTGACCAGTGAGGACACATTTACACCAGAACTGGAGTTCTGGACTGTTTCAGGGAATAGTCATTCACAGAAGAAGGTacattctgaagaaaatgttagGAACACCCTTCCTTTCAATCAAAGAACTATGTGGGTAATATTACCTGTGACTTCTGTCATTTGAGAGTACTGAGGCCTGAATTAATGATAAACAGATTTTGTTGGCACAAACATTTGTTGTCAAATGTGTGCAGATGATACATTTGCATTTCACAACAATGCACATCACCTGGCCACAGAAGCAGCACGAGATTGGCTAATTTGTACTTCTGTGAAATACCCCAAATACACCTGAAAGCAAACACGTTTATAAATAAGAACCAAGGAAAGACTGGAAGAAAccatattttgaaaagtgaagTAATTCGTGGTACAATTGCAAAGGGAAGGTCAGGGTACTTCACAGTGTGCAGTGCTTCTTCACTCCCCAAAAGctttggcagcagagctgtaTTTCATGTGGTCctcacagaactgaaaataaatacaggtgaATTCATCTGTTTTGCCACCAAGCACCCAAACAGGACATTCCAATGCATAGCAAGAGCACCACTACAAATACCAATACAGCTGGAATGTTTAGCCATTTACAGATTTATACAATATTCAAATTCTATGAATTGTGGCTTTctataaaaaattcaaactacAGCCATAGAATCATGCACTTCCTTGAACATAATTCATTCTTGTGTGGTGTGTAATTTGCCTTCACTGTGATCACATAGAACAAATGTATTAGAAGCTTGATCCCATTCTAGACCCCTCATAAACAgatatttaatataaaagttCTAAAGAACTTGCTTAAATCTTACTTTTTGTTATGCTTGTAGCAGACAGCTATAAAACCACTTCCAGCAGTATGCTATGAAAATGCAATAAGCAGATTCATGAATTAAGTTTGTTAGGAAGCTTGTATCTGCAAAAAAGCCACATATTTGtaccttccttttttcctttttaaattaccCTTTtgtcctctgaaaaaaaatctacagcaGGTAGTAAAACTTCAGTCAAAGCTAGATAATACGACAAGTGGCTACTATGCAaagcacagaagcagaaatggTGTCAGTATCTGACATCATTCAGGGTGTcacatgcaattttttaaaatactttgttctttgcttttacAAAGTGTTACATAGTAAGGTTTAGGGATCCTCAGTGACTAGATTAAAATAAACGCTGTAATCACAATTAAATTTCTGTCACTGTTGTACCAAGAAACAGCCAGAATCACCACACATGTCCAAGGAGAAAAGCTCgatttaattaattacaaaaaccGGTTTATATAACGTGGTCCGCAACAGCGGTAGGAGACTATTGGTCCCGTGACCAACCACCCTCTAAAAGGATCAGCTGAGGTTCTCTAACACccattcagaatattttttcccagagtaccaaaacaaggctggaaaacaaacccaggtGCAGAGATAGAGAATTAGTTTACAAAACCGTCTTTCAttgtttctcagctaaagcatgagaaagaaaaacttcacaaaatgcttcagcaactggaaaattcctctggtcctgctttttagcatccacaaATTTCTACTAGCTTTCCTGAATAGAATTTGTGGCTGAATTTGTTTCTTAACACAGAGGACAGCAGCCTTCCTGCCTGCATGTGGAGCACCTTAAGAAATCTTTCATCCAGCAAGGGTGAACAGAAAGAAACTGCACTGTGCATCTTTTACTACTGGTAAttaaagcagaaggaagcagtaAAGCCTGGCTGTCCATAATTCAGAAGAAGGGCTgtgaaaaagaagtattttttggCAATGACAAATAGTTGATAGATCTTGGCTTCACAGGGAGCTTTTATTGAACACACACGTTGTTCAATATCTGAAGAAACTTATCAGTTGTCCCAGTTAGAGAGAAGGGAGGTGGAGTTTAGCACTGTATGGGTGTGACCAAGTTGTTTATTCTACACCACACACATCAGCACTGGGGTGTGGGTTTTTGGCAAGAGAAGCTggggggctggaactggaaGTTCACCACCTTGCCTCgctcaccagagcagagggactgTCACCAAATCAACTCTGGTGACCTCAgttcctctgctgcctgctaCTTCCTCCTCCCATTTTCTCTGGGCTGAGACCGTGGTGCTGAACGGACAGTTTtgaggtgctgcagagccagcagggccCCGTGGCACGAGGTCAGCACCACAGCAGGGACATTTTTTGCCCCAACGCACAGAAGAGAAGGGGCTGCACAAGCATCTGCAGAAAACCGAGCTCAGTGAAGTGGCTACCCCACTCTGATTTGGACAACAGAGCGTCTGGGGATTGTTTGTctctgttttttgttgttttcaggCTGGGGGGACATTCACCATGGGAGCTCTTCTTCCCCTATTGCCTTTGTTTCCCAAATACCACGTGGCACAGGACAGAGGAATGGTCAGGACAAAGGCCTTCCTCAATGGGAAGCACCTGCCACCATGGGTTTTTTGTTCCCGATGGTGAATACCCTTTTGTGGATAAAACACCTTCTCTTTTGTATACTTTTGCTATTAATACAGCTGTTGTTATTGTGTGTCTCAGTCCACTGGTTTGTGATTTTAGGAAATTGTTATTTCAACCCATAATCTCTCCTTTATTGTCTCTCCCTCACTGGAAGggatgggggaaaagaaagtggCTTATTTGGAGTTTAATTCCTTGCTAGTGTTAAAATCAGCACACCCGTTCATGTACAAGTAATGCAGATCAGTCCTTCTACCTGGCTGGCCCAGAAGGCCaaccacatcctgggctgcaccaaaagAGGAGCgggcagcaggctgagggaggtgattctccccccTCCACTCTGCCCTTGAGACCCCACAGTGCTGTGTCCAAgtctggggtcctcagcacaaggAAAACATGAACCTGTTGGAGGAGGTCCAAAGGAGATCACaaag encodes:
- the TNFRSF9 gene encoding tumor necrosis factor receptor superfamily member 9: MAPGRALLPAALLALALSPGPAAAVPCIADCPAGTFVASADCASCLPCPAGTFSSAAGRGDCRMCRKCEGIFRYLKECSSTSDAECTCKEGYHCGGDGCTFCTRSCGVGQESTGNGCRTCRYGTFNDQPNGSCKNWTKCSGNQVLEPGTPAKDVICKHASVNPTLVTTLPNTSLEIPVSITVPGNDVQTDMIRISLAVAGLSCIVFLLPLCICFSVWQKKKLHTVFKKMHTPEQSIQEDDACSCHFPEEEQGEYQDRGKSTEFRDLLVN